Proteins found in one Maridesulfovibrio sp. genomic segment:
- a CDS encoding Orn/Lys/Arg decarboxylase N-terminal domain-containing protein yields MKITKHMWPVLIVSGQFESNTDEGLRLRDLENELVTEQECSVYPSYSYEDAAEIFISRADLGAVVIDWDISYERDDEKELPENLVDSIRKRNKHIPIFLLTERVTMQDIPTSVLGQINECLWKTAETPEFLAGRVETRLVEYVRSVFPGFFGEMVKYSEAYKYAWHTPGHMGGEGFLKSPAGVAMHKFYGENVFRSDLSISVPELGSLLDHSGVVGDAENNSARVFGADHTFYVLNGTSNVNQIIWRSQLVRDDIAFVDRNCHKSLNYAMVITDAYPIYMIPRRNKRGIIGPCRLSEFSKETIQSKVRDNKLIPEELKDQSVRMSALTNSTYDGVCYNVINIKKQLQKSVENLHFDEAWYAYARFHPMYKDHFGMADDDRNEHHPPIFCSHSTHKLLTAFSQASMLHVRDGSDVKIDRDELNESYMMHGSTSPQYSMIASLDVATKMMEDTGEVLMHDTMIEAVNLRKKVAMIASEMKEQDSWFFEMWQPAQVLVGKDYKKFENVPTDYLCTHQHPWVFSSKDNWHGFEDIEDEYAMLDPIKLTFTTPGLRADGTMEEEGIPASIVTDYLINHGIVCEKTDYYSFLMLNSIGTNKAKQGSLLAGLLKFKEVYDANLPLDIVLPELVKSYPETYSGVGVKDHCNAIHNYYKEHKLLDKMQAAFQIIPEQAMKPSEAYHAVVRKNVEYVELSEMKDRIPAVMVVPYPPGIPVIMGGEILNDKARPVFDYLAARQDFENVFPGYESDIHGVERVVRDGKKYFKTMCVKK; encoded by the coding sequence ATGAAAATTACCAAACACATGTGGCCTGTCTTGATTGTCTCGGGCCAGTTTGAATCCAATACGGATGAAGGTCTTAGGTTACGGGATCTGGAAAATGAACTAGTCACTGAACAGGAATGCTCAGTCTACCCTTCGTACAGCTATGAAGATGCCGCTGAAATATTTATTTCCCGCGCTGACCTAGGTGCGGTGGTTATAGACTGGGATATCAGCTACGAACGGGACGATGAAAAAGAACTCCCTGAAAATCTTGTCGATTCGATACGTAAACGCAACAAACATATACCCATATTTCTCCTGACGGAACGGGTAACCATGCAGGATATCCCCACTTCCGTACTGGGCCAGATCAATGAGTGCCTCTGGAAAACTGCGGAAACACCTGAATTTCTGGCCGGACGCGTAGAGACCCGTCTGGTTGAATACGTGCGCTCTGTATTTCCGGGATTTTTCGGAGAAATGGTCAAATATTCCGAAGCTTATAAATATGCATGGCATACTCCCGGACATATGGGAGGAGAGGGATTCCTTAAAAGCCCAGCCGGTGTGGCGATGCATAAATTCTACGGCGAAAATGTATTCCGCTCCGACCTTTCCATCTCAGTGCCGGAACTCGGTTCTCTCTTGGACCACAGCGGGGTTGTAGGCGACGCGGAAAACAATTCCGCCCGCGTATTCGGAGCAGATCACACCTTCTATGTCCTCAACGGTACCTCAAACGTCAACCAGATCATATGGCGCAGCCAACTTGTGCGTGACGATATCGCATTCGTAGATAGGAACTGCCATAAGTCTCTCAACTACGCCATGGTCATCACCGACGCCTACCCCATATACATGATTCCCAGACGTAACAAACGCGGCATTATCGGCCCCTGCCGCCTTTCTGAATTTTCCAAGGAAACAATTCAGTCCAAGGTACGCGACAACAAGCTTATCCCGGAAGAGCTGAAAGATCAGAGTGTGCGCATGTCCGCCCTGACCAACTCCACTTACGACGGGGTCTGCTACAACGTTATCAACATCAAGAAGCAGCTTCAGAAAAGCGTGGAGAACCTCCATTTTGACGAAGCATGGTACGCATATGCCCGCTTCCATCCTATGTATAAGGATCACTTCGGCATGGCAGATGATGACCGCAACGAGCACCACCCACCTATCTTCTGCTCCCACTCCACGCACAAACTGCTGACAGCATTTTCGCAGGCTTCAATGCTTCATGTCCGTGACGGCAGTGACGTGAAAATAGACCGGGATGAGTTGAACGAATCTTATATGATGCACGGGTCAACATCGCCACAGTACAGCATGATCGCCTCTTTGGACGTAGCCACTAAGATGATGGAAGACACAGGCGAAGTACTGATGCACGACACCATGATCGAAGCGGTAAATCTGCGTAAGAAAGTCGCCATGATCGCCAGTGAGATGAAGGAACAGGACAGCTGGTTCTTTGAAATGTGGCAGCCTGCTCAGGTTCTTGTGGGCAAGGATTATAAAAAATTTGAAAATGTTCCCACCGATTATCTCTGCACCCATCAGCATCCGTGGGTATTTTCCTCCAAGGATAACTGGCACGGCTTTGAAGACATCGAGGACGAATACGCCATGCTCGACCCGATCAAACTGACCTTCACAACTCCCGGGCTGCGTGCGGACGGAACAATGGAAGAAGAAGGCATACCGGCATCGATCGTGACCGACTACCTGATCAATCACGGCATAGTCTGCGAAAAGACCGACTACTATTCTTTCCTCATGCTCAACTCGATCGGAACCAACAAAGCCAAACAGGGATCGCTACTGGCAGGGCTGCTTAAATTCAAGGAAGTCTACGATGCCAACCTGCCGCTTGATATAGTCCTGCCCGAGCTGGTCAAATCCTACCCCGAAACATATTCAGGTGTCGGCGTTAAAGACCACTGCAACGCCATCCATAATTACTACAAGGAACACAAGCTGCTCGACAAAATGCAGGCCGCTTTCCAGATCATCCCGGAACAGGCCATGAAGCCTTCCGAAGCCTATCATGCCGTTGTCCGCAAGAATGTGGAATATGTAGAGCTTTCAGAAATGAAAGACCGTATCCCGGCTGTTATGGTTGTTCCCTACCCTCCGGGTATCCCGGTAATCATGGGCGGAGAAATTCTCAACGACAAAGCCCGGCCCGTTTTCGATTATCTTGCAGCCCGGCAGGATTTTGAGAACGTATTCCCCGGCTATGAAAGCGATATTCATGGTGTGGAACGCGTTGTACGCGATGGCAAAAAATACTTTAAAACCATGTGTGTAAAGAAATAG
- a CDS encoding amino acid permease, which translates to MTDSGSKNKLSVFTLMMINVAAILSLRALPGLAEYGWGLLFYLALGAVSFFIPSALVAAELASGWNEEGGVYLWVKEAFGPKWGFVAIFMQWVENLPWFPAVLAFAASAIAYTFNPQLADNKWFIVGVIQISLWLATFLNFRDMKLSAFFSSSGAIIGTIVPGILIIVLGIDHVMSGGTVQIPFTAAALMPDIENLQQLMLLAAMLISFTGMEMSAVHVNEVRNPAVNYPKAIFAASVLIIGLSALGSLAIAMVVPTDGVSLSAGVCQAFDRLFQIHKMEFMTPIICFLMAYGALTMVITWMVGPSKGIREVAREGFLPKSWQKINKFGIPTNILIIQSGLSALVSCAILFMPTVSSAFMLMSALAVQLYLIMYLLMFAAAIKLRYTRPDVKRGYTIPGGKVGIWMVSGLAIITCIFVFVFGFIPPKAVLDEGIPASAGYIGFLVTGVAVFTCVPLYFYGRAVKKTRKHQ; encoded by the coding sequence ATGACGGATTCAGGCTCTAAAAATAAATTATCAGTATTTACGCTGATGATGATTAACGTGGCGGCGATCCTGTCGTTACGTGCCCTGCCGGGACTCGCGGAATACGGATGGGGATTGCTCTTCTATCTGGCCTTAGGGGCAGTTAGTTTTTTCATCCCCTCCGCCCTTGTTGCGGCGGAGCTTGCATCCGGCTGGAATGAGGAGGGTGGGGTCTACCTGTGGGTGAAAGAAGCCTTCGGTCCCAAATGGGGCTTCGTAGCCATTTTCATGCAGTGGGTGGAAAATCTGCCGTGGTTTCCAGCGGTTCTGGCTTTTGCCGCTTCCGCCATCGCCTATACCTTCAACCCGCAGCTTGCAGATAACAAATGGTTTATTGTGGGAGTCATCCAGATTTCTTTATGGCTGGCGACCTTCTTGAACTTCCGGGACATGAAATTATCGGCATTCTTCAGTTCTTCCGGGGCTATTATTGGAACAATTGTTCCCGGAATCCTGATTATTGTGCTCGGTATCGACCATGTTATGTCCGGCGGCACAGTTCAGATTCCGTTTACTGCCGCGGCCCTAATGCCTGACATAGAAAACCTGCAGCAACTTATGCTGCTGGCGGCCATGCTTATATCATTTACCGGTATGGAAATGTCCGCGGTGCATGTGAACGAAGTACGCAATCCGGCGGTGAATTATCCCAAGGCGATATTTGCAGCAAGCGTCCTGATCATCGGGCTTTCCGCACTGGGATCGCTGGCAATCGCCATGGTTGTCCCAACTGATGGCGTAAGCCTGAGCGCCGGAGTCTGTCAGGCTTTCGACCGTCTTTTCCAAATCCACAAAATGGAATTCATGACTCCGATCATATGCTTTTTGATGGCTTACGGGGCCCTGACCATGGTCATAACATGGATGGTCGGTCCGTCTAAAGGCATACGGGAAGTCGCACGGGAAGGGTTTCTGCCGAAAAGCTGGCAGAAAATCAACAAATTCGGAATTCCCACTAATATTCTGATCATTCAAAGCGGCCTTTCGGCACTGGTATCCTGCGCTATTCTGTTCATGCCCACGGTTTCGAGCGCGTTTATGCTCATGAGCGCGCTGGCGGTACAATTGTATCTTATTATGTATCTGCTCATGTTCGCGGCAGCCATCAAACTGCGCTACACGAGACCGGATGTGAAAAGAGGCTATACCATTCCCGGCGGTAAGGTCGGAATCTGGATGGTTTCAGGTCTGGCGATAATAACCTGCATCTTCGTGTTTGTTTTCGGCTTCATTCCGCCTAAAGCAGTTCTTGATGAAGGAATCCCTGCATCGGCCGGATACATCGGTTTTTTAGTGACGGGAGTTGCAGTCTTCACGTGCGTGCCTCTTTATTTCTACGGCCGGGCAGTGAAAAAGACACGTAAACATCAATGA
- the cadB gene encoding cadaverine/lysine antiporter encodes MSADHKKMGVFACTSVVAGNMMGSGIALLPANLASIGSITIIGWAVALVGALALAYVYSRLGMEDPQEGGPIAYSGEVAPILGYQSGLLYYHANWIGNLAIAITGVDYLSVFFPILQDPISSGITSIAIIWIFTGINILGADWIGRLVSIGVILLLIPVIITGTAGWMFFDSVQFNANWLAKGHTPDTAVLAAIILCIWSFIGVESAAVNTAVVKNPKRTIPISTMIGTALAGLVYILSCTAISGMFPAEKMAASGAPFSLAMGHICAAMPFSEYVPKLVSAVTAFACLASLGSWMMLVSQAGARAASDGTLPEIFGRKNNHGTPVMGLIMSSVMMSILLVVLMFLSKGGNTQSLFGNIASIAVLLTLPPYFYSALNLLRRYGFRAKKAWLQIAASLLACGFCLVALSGAAKDALIGCMIVMLCTFIFYVGKDRTGFENKIRQETGMNQ; translated from the coding sequence ATGTCCGCTGATCACAAAAAGATGGGTGTATTTGCCTGCACATCCGTTGTTGCCGGCAACATGATGGGGTCCGGTATCGCGCTTTTGCCCGCGAATCTGGCATCAATCGGCAGTATCACCATCATCGGCTGGGCGGTTGCTCTGGTGGGTGCTCTGGCACTGGCATACGTATACTCAAGGCTGGGTATGGAAGATCCTCAGGAAGGGGGCCCCATTGCCTATTCAGGAGAAGTGGCACCCATTTTGGGTTATCAGTCCGGCCTGCTCTACTACCACGCCAACTGGATCGGGAACCTCGCTATCGCCATCACCGGAGTCGATTACCTCTCGGTATTTTTCCCGATACTGCAGGACCCTATTTCATCCGGAATCACCTCCATTGCAATTATCTGGATCTTCACCGGAATCAACATTCTAGGCGCGGACTGGATCGGTCGGCTGGTTTCCATCGGAGTTATCCTGCTGCTGATCCCCGTCATTATTACCGGAACTGCCGGATGGATGTTTTTTGATTCTGTTCAGTTCAATGCGAACTGGCTGGCAAAAGGACACACCCCGGATACTGCGGTCCTTGCAGCCATTATTCTATGCATCTGGAGTTTTATCGGCGTAGAGAGTGCCGCAGTTAACACGGCGGTTGTAAAAAATCCCAAACGGACTATCCCGATCTCCACCATGATCGGTACTGCGCTGGCAGGACTTGTTTATATCCTTTCCTGCACCGCTATATCCGGTATGTTTCCGGCGGAAAAAATGGCCGCCTCCGGTGCTCCCTTTTCACTGGCTATGGGCCATATATGCGCCGCAATGCCATTTTCCGAATATGTACCGAAGCTGGTCTCCGCTGTTACCGCCTTTGCTTGTCTGGCATCTCTGGGATCATGGATGATGCTGGTTTCGCAGGCAGGAGCAAGAGCAGCCAGTGACGGGACACTGCCCGAAATATTCGGACGCAAAAACAATCATGGCACTCCGGTCATGGGCCTGATCATGTCTTCAGTCATGATGAGCATACTGCTGGTTGTGCTCATGTTCTTATCCAAGGGCGGAAACACTCAGTCATTATTCGGCAACATCGCATCCATTGCCGTACTCCTGACCCTTCCCCCATATTTTTATTCAGCTTTGAACTTACTGCGCCGTTACGGATTCCGCGCAAAAAAAGCATGGTTGCAGATAGCAGCATCCCTGCTGGCTTGCGGGTTCTGTCTTGTTGCGCTTTCCGGAGCAGCCAAGGATGCCCTGATAGGCTGCATGATCGTCATGCTCTGCACCTTTATCTTTTATGTAGGTAAAGACCGGACCGGATTTGAAAATAAGATCAGACAGGAAACAGGTATGAATCAGTAA
- the amt gene encoding ammonium transporter has protein sequence MEKPLVDVLWILICAALVFLMQPGFMCLESGLTRSKNSINVAAKNLADFVFSALSFWAIGYGLMFGAEYSGIIGTNSFFPSIDSSAYMTSFFIFQTMFCGTATTIFSGAIAERMSFGAYLIVAEILSVLVYPVFGNWAWNGLETGEMLGWLGSRGFIDFAGSTVVHSVGGWVALAALLVVGPRKGRFTDDNKVREMNPSDLPMSVLGTLLLWFGWFGFNGGSTLTMDASVPMIIANTTLAGVAGGATCTLLGWYDSKIPKVNNLINGSLGGLVAITANCHVVTAADAVIIGAFAGPLCIWLERLLEKAKIDDAVGAVPVHLGCGIWGTLAVALFGKPDLIGTGLNMYDQFVIQLTGIFAAFVVAFLFPYIILTIINRFLPLRVTPEEEEVGLNVSEHGAHTDLLDLFQTMELQASTQDLSLRIPVEPFTEVGRIATCYNQVISALEESVSKTEAIIHSATDGIMTFSRDSLELLQANPRAREMFALPGVGALDGVQFTDLVDSDAPLTETLFSSRSVELNGNRINGNSFPVEAVITPAKGMPFYMAIMRDITERKEAERKLLTQQAYFQQLFESSPQAIVQVNTRGKIQNVNKGFEQLFGFKRKEVLGSYNRSVVVPHNLQAEAKQFSESVLTGRLVDKETVRRHKDGRLIPISVIGYPIHVEDEVRGIYYIYTDITQRKAFEDQLAHQAFHDSLTGLPNRVLFAERLSRALKRSKRRKDYRFAAMMLDMDRFKWINDTLGHHAGDEFLIAIADRISSCIREVDTVARLGGDEFGIVVEEFSSYQEVIKIAKRIQHSLQLPLDLAEGRVTSSASIGIVLRSEDYDDSEAVMRDADIAMYRAKEMGRSRFKVFNQRMHSRLLAEVELENDLRQAIQDEELSLFYQPIMHASSGQLRGFEALLRWDSPQRGMVSPAEIIPLAEETGLIVPLGQWILREACLSMKKWLDSTGIYDLTINVNLSFKQFGQPNFTQFVKNTLEQTKLPPKNLKLELTESCLMQNPAETMSKLTTLRKMGVQLVIDDFGTGYSSLSYLQRFPIDGLKIDRSFISGDSRDTSNKEIVRTIIAMAKSLGLDVVAEGVEESSQLDMLQDMSCDAVQGFMFSRPVEGSKVENFINNNLSNTSHKKKS, from the coding sequence ATGGAAAAACCGCTAGTTGATGTGTTGTGGATTTTAATCTGTGCCGCACTTGTGTTTTTGATGCAACCAGGCTTCATGTGCCTTGAATCCGGACTGACAAGATCAAAAAACTCAATCAACGTAGCAGCCAAAAATCTGGCAGACTTTGTTTTTTCTGCTTTGAGCTTCTGGGCAATCGGGTACGGGCTTATGTTCGGGGCTGAATATTCCGGCATAATAGGTACGAATTCCTTCTTCCCTTCGATAGATTCCTCCGCATACATGACATCATTTTTCATATTCCAGACCATGTTCTGTGGAACAGCGACAACCATTTTTTCAGGTGCAATCGCCGAACGCATGTCTTTCGGAGCTTATCTTATAGTTGCGGAGATCCTTTCGGTTTTGGTCTATCCCGTTTTCGGAAACTGGGCATGGAATGGCCTTGAAACAGGAGAAATGCTGGGCTGGCTTGGATCAAGAGGCTTCATCGACTTCGCAGGATCTACTGTCGTTCATTCTGTTGGAGGATGGGTGGCGCTGGCCGCCCTGCTTGTTGTCGGACCACGAAAAGGGAGATTCACTGACGATAATAAAGTAAGGGAAATGAATCCTTCCGATCTTCCCATGTCCGTTCTGGGAACGCTGCTCCTGTGGTTCGGCTGGTTCGGGTTCAACGGCGGCTCGACCTTAACCATGGACGCTTCGGTACCGATGATCATCGCCAATACAACACTGGCGGGAGTCGCCGGTGGTGCTACATGCACTCTGCTGGGCTGGTATGACAGCAAGATACCCAAGGTAAACAACCTTATAAATGGTTCACTGGGAGGCCTTGTCGCCATTACCGCCAACTGTCATGTTGTAACTGCCGCCGATGCCGTGATCATAGGTGCATTTGCAGGCCCGCTGTGCATCTGGCTTGAAAGATTGCTCGAAAAAGCAAAAATAGATGATGCGGTCGGAGCTGTTCCGGTTCACCTTGGCTGCGGCATATGGGGAACACTGGCGGTTGCGTTATTCGGCAAGCCTGATCTTATCGGAACAGGGCTTAATATGTATGACCAGTTCGTAATTCAGCTGACCGGAATTTTCGCGGCGTTCGTAGTGGCTTTTCTCTTTCCGTATATAATTTTGACCATAATCAACCGCTTTCTGCCTCTCCGAGTTACCCCGGAAGAAGAGGAAGTGGGACTCAATGTTTCAGAACACGGCGCTCACACCGACCTGCTGGACCTGTTTCAGACAATGGAACTGCAGGCCAGCACTCAGGATCTCTCCTTAAGAATTCCCGTAGAACCTTTCACTGAAGTCGGTCGCATTGCCACCTGCTACAATCAGGTTATTTCCGCACTGGAAGAAAGTGTATCCAAAACCGAAGCCATCATCCACAGCGCAACAGACGGCATAATGACATTTTCCCGCGATTCACTTGAACTGCTGCAAGCAAATCCCCGGGCACGGGAGATGTTCGCTCTTCCCGGAGTAGGAGCCCTTGATGGAGTTCAATTTACCGACCTTGTGGACTCTGATGCCCCCCTGACAGAAACTCTCTTCAGCTCCCGAAGCGTAGAACTGAACGGCAACAGGATCAACGGGAACAGTTTCCCGGTCGAAGCGGTTATTACACCGGCCAAGGGAATGCCCTTCTACATGGCTATCATGAGAGATATAACCGAACGTAAGGAAGCTGAGCGGAAACTCCTTACTCAGCAGGCATATTTTCAGCAATTATTTGAAAGTTCCCCGCAAGCGATAGTGCAAGTAAACACGAGAGGGAAGATTCAAAACGTCAACAAGGGATTCGAGCAACTATTCGGATTTAAACGTAAGGAAGTCCTTGGGTCATACAACCGGAGCGTTGTAGTTCCCCACAACCTTCAGGCCGAAGCCAAGCAGTTCAGTGAATCGGTATTGACAGGGCGCCTTGTGGACAAAGAAACTGTACGACGCCACAAGGACGGCAGACTTATTCCCATTTCCGTCATCGGCTACCCCATCCATGTTGAAGATGAAGTTCGTGGAATCTACTACATCTATACGGATATCACCCAGCGCAAAGCATTTGAGGATCAGCTGGCACATCAGGCCTTTCACGATTCTTTGACCGGACTTCCCAATAGAGTGCTTTTCGCTGAACGCCTGTCCAGAGCATTAAAACGTTCAAAGCGGCGCAAGGATTACCGCTTTGCGGCCATGATGCTCGATATGGACAGATTTAAATGGATCAATGACACACTCGGACACCATGCCGGGGATGAATTCCTGATCGCAATCGCTGACCGAATCAGCTCCTGTATACGCGAAGTGGATACAGTTGCACGTCTCGGCGGAGATGAATTCGGCATCGTTGTAGAGGAATTCTCCTCCTATCAGGAAGTCATAAAAATCGCCAAAAGAATCCAGCATTCTCTACAGCTTCCACTTGACCTAGCCGAAGGCAGAGTTACCTCCAGCGCAAGTATAGGTATAGTGCTCAGAAGCGAAGACTACGATGATTCCGAAGCAGTAATGCGCGATGCGGATATCGCCATGTATAGAGCCAAAGAAATGGGTCGCTCCAGATTCAAGGTCTTCAACCAGAGAATGCACTCACGGCTGCTTGCCGAAGTTGAGCTTGAAAACGACCTGCGTCAGGCCATTCAGGACGAAGAGCTTTCACTTTTTTACCAACCGATTATGCACGCATCAAGCGGCCAACTCAGAGGATTCGAGGCCCTGCTGCGCTGGGACAGCCCGCAAAGAGGAATGGTCTCTCCTGCCGAGATAATCCCGCTGGCTGAAGAAACAGGACTCATTGTTCCGTTGGGTCAATGGATTTTGCGGGAAGCATGCCTGAGTATGAAGAAATGGCTGGATTCCACCGGAATATATGACCTGACTATAAACGTTAACCTTTCATTCAAACAGTTCGGCCAACCCAACTTTACCCAATTCGTAAAGAATACTCTGGAACAAACCAAACTTCCCCCGAAAAATCTCAAACTGGAATTGACTGAAAGTTGCCTGATGCAAAATCCGGCAGAAACCATGTCCAAACTGACAACACTGAGGAAAATGGGAGTACAACTGGTGATTGATGACTTTGGAACCGGCTACTCATCCTTAAGCTACCTGCAACGCTTCCCTATCGACGGTCTGAAGATAGACCGCTCCTTTATATCCGGGGATAGCCGCGACACCTCAAATAAAGAAATTGTCAGAACAATTATCGCCATGGCAAAAAGCCTCGGACTTGATGTTGTGGCCGAAGGCGTTGAAGAATCGAGTCAATTGGACATGCTGCAGGACATGTCATGCGATGCAGTGCAGGGATTTATGTTTTCCCGCCCTGTGGAAGGCTCAAAAGTGGAAAATTTCATCAACAACAATCTCTCAAACACATCTCACAAGAAAAAAAGTTAA